GCCCATCTCTTATCATTGTTGTCAATACTTCCTTAAAGTTTGTCCCTTTTCGGGTGGGGGGCGGCGGTGGGGGCGAGGTAAGGAATGGATGTTAAGGGGGTGCCTTTCACCTCATTAGAAGCGCATTTGCACTGTCTTGTAATTACGTCGGAGGgcaacaatgtatttttttcatcctCACCCCCCCACTCCTCCATCATAATCTTCCCTGAATGGAGAATTTTTGGGGCGGTTAATTTGTCGCCCACAGTAAtgcattaattaatgaattggGTAACACTAATTTTCTCATTCCCATTCAGGGGGTGCATCTTTTTCAGGACTCATTCCAAATATCAGAGGAGGGGGGCGGCCTGGGAGATATAATTAGGACCAAGGGGCCACTTCTGCAAATATTTGCAATCTTTTAAGGCCTACCCTCAGTAGGACGGCGATTAATTACTTCCACAAGAGATTCGCAGGGAAATATAGCGCCAACTTTCCCTTTAATGATGATCTAAGCTTGTTAAGGGGGGCCGTCTTTTTAATCAAACGCATGCTCGGAAAATGGGCTCATTAGGAGACAAATGCACAAGGCGTAAACAGTGACATCATGTTTGTACGGTGGCCTAGAGGTATTGTTTCACTTCTATCTCTTGgttggtttgtgttgtttgttagtAGTTAGAAAAGTGCTGAATTCAACTCGAAATAGTCCCCAAAAGACATGTTGTTTCatgtgatcgctcctctcgTTACTTATTAACGGTGACCATCACCTTGCACGGTATAAATAACCCCTTGAAATAATTCACAAAGCTAAAGAACATGGGCAGAAAAGTACGATTTTAATGATAATGTCACCTTGCGTAGTAGTGgggaaaatatacatttgatCCCTGTTACTGTTAGAAATAACCAGAAGaacttgaaataatccacataATCAAAGAACAGGGCCGTAAAAGGTAGCCGTGTCATATAATCACTCCCCCCCACCAATTATTAATGATAATGCCACCCTGCATAGTAGTGGggaaaatacacatataatctCCATTGCTGTTAAATAACCAGAACAACTTAAAATAATCTACAATCAAAGAAGATGGCCGTAAAAAGTAGGTGTCGTATAATTGCTTTCTCGACCAGTTGTTAAGGATAATTAAGGATGAGGATGATCACCTTGCATTATAGTGGGGAAAATACACATTGGATGTACGTTACTGTTAGAAATAACCAGAACaacttgaaataatccacaaagtcaaagaacATAGGCGTAAAAAGTAGGTGTGTCATATAGTCTTTCCTCCCACCAGTTGTTAACGGTAACGTCACCTTGCATAGCAGTGgggaaaatacacattttcatcGCCGATTCTGTTAGAAAAGAGGACGACTTGAAATAATACACTAAGTCAAAGAAAAATGGTCATGAAAAGTAGGTTTGTCATTTAATCGCTCCccccaccagttattaatgataaccgtCGCCTTGCGTAGtattggggaaaataagtatttgatccccgtTACCCTTAAAAATAACCAGAGCAtcttgaaataatccacaaagtcataaAACATTGGCTTGAAAAGAAGGGGTGTTGTATAATTACTCCGCCCACCAGTAATTAATGATAACATCACCTTGCATTATAGTGGGGAAAATACACATTTCATCCTTGTTACTGTTAGAAATAAACACGACTTAAAATAACTCacaaagtcaaaaaacatgggCGTGAAAAGTAAGCTTGTTGCACAATCGCTTCCCTCATCATGTCACCTTCTATGGTGGTGGAGAAAATAAGCATTTGATCCCCATTAGTGTTAGTAACAAACAGTACAACtttaataatccacaaagtcaaagaacATTGGCTTGAAAAGTAGAACGATCACTCCCCCCGCCAGCTACTAGTAATAACCGTCATCTTTATTTAATATGAGTAGAAACCAGGACGACTCATTAATGTCATTAAGGATAACCGCCATCTTGTGTAACAAGACTCAAAGTAAGTCACAAAGTCAAAACACGTGGAAGTCTTATTATTATGCGATTACGCCTCCCAGCAGTTCTTTATGATAATCGCCACCTTGCCTAACAGAAATAAACAACTTTCAATAAGCCACAAAGTCAATATCAATGTGTCATGCAATCTATACAATCGcctgttattaatgataaccaccgccttgaacaataaataaataaataaccagAAATGACTGGAATgtattgttgtgttgtgttgtgaagTGATGCGGCCGCATTCCATTTCCCTTAACAAATACACTTTTATGTCTGTAAAAGtgcatttgaattgttttaaatattttgtgtcTGAAAATGCACACACATATCTCTCAAGACTGCCTGATCTTGACCTCTGCATTGATTGTTAAACAGACGAACTTTGGAATTTTCCCAGCATGcaacaggttggacacaatacagtgcaaatattgaaaatacatttttgcctttgTAAAGATAAGAATGCTCACCTTTGATTGAACTGGAAGTAGTGTAACAACGTATTACTTCTTTACTCGAACGCTGTTTTAATTCCATATAAAGGTGATAAAACAATATAAGTATACAGTTTATGTGTGAGTAGTTTAGATTGCCTGTGTGCGACGAGTGCCGGCACAGTCATTTGTAGTGCGTAGTCATTGCCCCCTAGTGGTGACAGAGGGCTATTGCGTATTTCCAGCATAACGCCATGCACCGGCTACTGTAATGTAGTTGCCAGAGCAGCAGTAAATTAATCTGATTTAACTGATGTAAGCATGTTTGTATGCACAAATGttacattataactttattctggtatttGAGTACCACGTGGCAACACAGTGTGGcctttaaagtaaaaataggtgatgtttttttgcttttttttttttttccaatggtgACTTTTGCTTTCTTTGGAACATATAAcgtaagaaaacaacaaatcacaaataacataaaaactAACTTTGACATAGATGGAGAGAATATTTTGAACAGAACTGTAATTTTTTCAGtgataaagttgtacttttacaaAACAACGTCGTAGGAAGAGCCTATGAGAAAAGACTTTAATTTggcaagaataaaattgttcaGACAACAGTTGTATTAAGAGAAAGtgttaattttacaaaaatagtccaaatattatgagaaaaactattttgattacataactttttttacaaatattttttatataatataaaataatatatttatatgatataatatataattatagaTGTGATACTTGATattacacatatacaatatatatattatataatatgtaatatttatatatttatttataggaTGTAacacaatatattatataactCTTTTTCTGTTagtgagaaaaaaagctgtgatgTTCAGAGAATAGTCCCATTGTGacaaaagtcagaattttacaaggataaaatgttaattttatgCATTAAAGGTGTATTTTGTGAGGAAAAGAGTTACGTGAATATTCCTAATGTATAATATTCCTAAAAGTgttattacaacaataaagccaGATTgttacgattaaaaaaaaaattggatttgaTACGATAGTCACATTTTTACTGTTactttgtacaaaaaaacaaaacaaaacaaaacaaaaaaacaggagcaTATGTGCACCAGCTACAAATGAAccgcaaaattggccaataaaaaacaactccaaaaaAACTCTTAActgtttaacttctttttacacttgaactacatgtcttaaaaatgtatttgtacagTTAATAAGTTTTTTTGGGGGATGCTTTGACACtgaaacagattatttctatttccgtTATTTCCCAAGGGGAACAACTGTAAATATATGAACAAATTGTTAACAGACTGTGGTTTTAAAGCTTCCACTCCACAAAGTATACTTAAATACTCATTCAGTATGTCTATGACAGTCGTGTTTTTCTACTCCGGAGGATAAAGTCAGAACCGATGCACGGCACCAAGgggccactttgcactttttacGGCGTCTCCTTGTGTTATTcgagaaaacaaaaatgacatgaagTAGGTAGGTACGGCTCCCGAGATTATAACTTGAAGTTTTCTTGGTCCAAACAAAGACATGGAACGAGCGAGGTCAACGAAGACGGTCAAACAACAACGTTTTATGACTTGGAAAAAAAGCTACCAGGCTGAAAACtcagctggaagcccaaattttTGCACTGAAGAGGCCCAGCCTGCCTCTTCAAGATAAGTCAAGCTTTAACCAGGTCAGTACTGGACACATATACTATATAAGAGGTTCGGTATATACCGAATTATATGTATaaacagtatatactgtatgtccaaagGTTTCCCCCACGTGCAGGACACACTTTGGATTTATGACTGTGTCaatgtctccctctagtggacaaCCATCAAACAGCCACAGTATGATTACCCTTTTTTAAACCCTTCTTTAAATactggataagcggcatagaaaatcgaTGGATGGAAGATGTCATGTTATCTGAGTAGCAgtgttacagtaaaaaaaagtcttcattttatcaggaaaaaaattagaattttacaaaaaaaattgcatttttatgaatgaaagtcagctgggataggctccagcatacccgcgaccctactgaggataagcggcaaagaagatggatggatggatggatggaaaggtaATAATGTTGGTAGtattttgaggggaaaaaaactatcttaatgaaaaaaaattgttacaaGAACCGTTGCATTGAAACAAAAGTCATTTTGCTCGAGTAGAGTCAGActtatacaagaataaattgtcattttacgagaaaagttgtatttttacgaGATAAAGGTAATAATGTTACGAGACCAGTGgaagtattatgagaaaatgaCGGAAAAAGCATCAGTTTTCCAAGAGCAAAGTTGGAACTTCACAAGGAAAACGAGCGTTACATGAATAGTTGGAGTAtgacgattaaaaaaaaaaaaagaagcttaatttgatcaaaataaagttggaatttgaaGACGCAAGACTGCTAGTGTTACGAGAGAAAAGGTTAGGATTTTTACGTGATTGTATTCTTCCAAGAAAATCTTCAATTTAAGAGAAGAACTTGTaatttcccccccccaaaaagtccGAAAGCCATTGGAATAGTCACCTTTTCACGAGAAaaagacgtaatattatgaaaagtaaaagtaaaatcgCCATTtctcaagaaaaaagttggcaTATTAGGTGAGTGCAGATgtgaaaaaaagtagaaatatcaCATGATTGAAGGTCTATTGAGTATCATTTCAGAAatcacactttattctcactACAATGAACACCAATTAAAAGggaccaaatatggttccttgccctTCAGCATTTAGGATAAGTAGCATTTCACAATACATTACAGGGTCCTCATGGTGAACAACTATCGGGGCATGAGTCATGTTGTTATCGTTTGTGCTGGCGTGTGTTCCTGTTCAGACATTTAAGTGCATAAACCATTAACACGTGTGTTATCACGCCAGGATTTACAACACCTCGACCCGTGCGGCAAAGTATGTCAACAAGCCTTCAGGCCTCAGCTGAGTATGGATGAGCGGGACCACGTCAGTAATAACAATTTGCCATTTAGTTTATCTTCCTCTGCTGCCGCGGCAACGGCGCATCACAACATTTCTCGCATATTCTGAGTAGGACCACATGTTGTGATAAAGTGCAAATAATATTCATAAACTAAAGTTAggattcatgtttttgttttaatgtgcTGGCAAGGAAGTGGACGTCCGCAAAatacttttgttaaaaaatatggatATCATAGAAAAATAAACATCTGTGATGGAATGGCTGTTCaaaattgttaaataataataataataataagtcaaTATTTACACCTCACATTCATTATTTCAAAATGGACCTCCCTCAGTCGTTCCAGTCTCTCCGCGTAGGTTTCCTCTTCCGGTTTCTCTTGGCATGCGGCGGCAGTGGCTCTTTGTAGTCCTCGCCCGAGCCCACATCCTGGCTATCCCTCCAGCCACCAggaggctcctcccccgggTAGAGGAGGGCCCGGCCGTACACTTTGCTCTGCAGGTCGGCTATGTCGTTGCGGATGTCGGCCATGAGCAGGAGCAGGAAGTCGAAGGAGCCTGGAGGGCCCTGGAGGTCGAGAACCACAAAGTCAAACATTTTCAGACCTTTTCCCATTGGAAAGCATGAGAAACCTTTAACTGCATGCTTCcctaattttacattttgtcttcattttgaTAATAATTCCTGATCAACATCGAACAGAATCCGTTCCAGGACTGCCAGTTTTTGTCAAATTTCAAAATAATTCTTCCCATAGGAACTAAACATAGAAAGTCCCTTCCTGGGTCAAACTGTTACCAccttaacatttaaaaaaatgtgcattcatGATTAACTCAATGAActgttatacaagtgtaaaaataagttgaacACTGCAATAATAAAATGTGACAACACAAAGTTGGAGATTTGTGTTAAAAGCCATTCATTTGTGGgacatttttaagacaaaaaagccaTCGTTCTAtcagaagtcataatattatggggagaAAATGGTAAGccttatgtttttaaaaaagtaatgttatagaaagatactttattgatctatacataaatagatagatactcTATTGATCTATCTATCTTTCtataacattacttttttttaatacggCTTGCCATTAGTAATTCTTCATttcacaaaaatgcccaaaCATTTTGAGTtgcattttacaagaaagaaatggAAAGGGGAGTTTTGTCTTCTTCTTGTGATGCTTCTGGCTGCATGTCCTCGAAGGCAATGCAATGTCTTTCGTGTTTTGGTTACACATATTTCAAATTGACTTACTGGAGGTCCAACAAGCCCGGGAGCTCCTCGGTCACCCTAGCAGGCAAAAAaggtaaaatgataaaaatgaatggGCTATGAAATAATAGCTACAGTCCAATCTATTATCTTTAGTAAAGCCATTTTTACACAAGCCTTTTGAGTTGACTACGACAGTGCTTCTCATATTGTTGGATGGGTGTGGGTGGGTGTCAGTGGGGGGCGTGAGGGGCAGGGGccaatatactatatactactgTATACTATACTTACATTTCTTCAAGGTCGGCAGGTATGTTAGCGTCTTTTATTCATGCCTAAAttattaggtgtcagtaactcaTACAGTGGATTGctagataaacaaataaatacaacaggTTCTCAATGgcatttcaaatcgggggggggCCTGAAAAAAATGTCCGTCCCCTAGAGGTGGGCATGACAGAAACAAATTGAGAGCCACTGGACtatgtaggtgtacctaatgaagagtCTGCTGAgtgtatgtttatatattaaACATACACTCCGCGTGTTAGCTCCACCGTGAGGAATTACTGTTGATCTACGGTAGCGCTGGTCCGCCCGAGCGACGCGGCGCTTCGGTGGACTCGCAGAGGGTCACGTCGGGGGCTGTGAGTGTTTTGGCAGATGGTTTGGATTTGTTACTGGGACAGACAGATTAGCATCACTCTCCGATCTATCCACACAAACACGGGGCTTGTAGGAAAGACTGCAGGGCACATGTACCTGCATCGGGCATTTGCTGGAGCTTCCTTGGCTGGTTTTCTCAGGGAAGAAACGTGTTTGCACTTGAAAATGTCACAGATACCTTCCACAATGATTTTTGCAATCCCTAAATCCGATTTAGCAACTTAGATTGTCAACATGTGGTGACTTGCAGCTGATCCGCCCGTGCAGCATCACATATTCTGACTCTGACCTCTGCTATGTCAACTACTAGTTGAACATTCATTTCCACATGTAATCAGACCTCACCTTGCGTCCGTCTTTTCCCGGTGCTCCAGGAGGCCCCTGTTGAATAAAGACAACAGCTCATATTTGCTCAAGCTTACTTTTTGAAATTGTGTTGATCAAAGATGTTACGTGGGATTTCTACACCGCTAGCTCGTTTCCATGCCAATGAAATGTCTTGCGAGTAAAATTGTCTATTTTGCAGATGGTGTAGAATTTGATCAACATAACGTCCATATCAATGAAGTCTTAAAAGCAACGCGAGCAGCAATCAACAGAGGGCTAATACTCTTTTCACATACTACATCCAGGTGtaggaaaaacatgttttgctatGTTGCATGTACAGTGTTGCCCCGCTCCATCGAGGTTCACTTCGCAGACtcgctgtttcgctgatttttttagtgcaattttagtggggtgtttttgtttttacagcatatgaaggCTGTTACGGaacgagcctggccctttaagaagaactgcattgcgggaagttgagtgttgcaGTTCTTTGCTGTGGCGGTGGTGTCTCtttgctctctctctcctgtctgcaccgcccactgTCTTCcacgtcctgattggctgtagaccattgtcaatcaatctccttcgtgccgtctcctgttgtggtcaggGCTACCAAACAAGCTAAcggtgtgagctgcttgctaaccgccaatactgtaaacaatagaagaaacaggtgaagctaaccgtgtgaggaaaatacgacgacaggaggaatatgttttgaGAATATgtttgcctgtctgagaaaagtgtataaagtgtttggtgaggtgttttacagccttaaaacatatatcatcattgtaaaaagaatatagttggctacttcgcggatttcacttattgcgggctattttgggaacccacccccccgcgataaacgagcaAACACTGTATTGGCCTTTTGTCAACACAGAGTTTTCActtgggctgtcaaatgattacaaaccgtaatcaaattaatcacagttttcaagttaattaatcatgattaatcatttGCACAaactgtacagtactgtatatgtaaatttgcccattttttaaactgtattttatgaaagaTCAATGACAAGGCTCATTTATAAACAGTTGTAAGTATTACTCGCTCCAAATGAAGTGAACATTTCAATTAAGCTAAAAGAggccacacgtctgaaaatctctTTGCCTAACTCGAGTCTCTTTAAGAGTAGCGgagcatttgaatcacacttgttattatgagccatgaagtgTTGCGTTCAAAGGCTCCACGTAACTTAAGTCGATTTCACATGAGTTTAAATGCATTTTCGAGGATTTCCGAGTATCATTTCCCTTATTGGGACATCTGAAGCAAATTCCAGTTCTCTTCACTGAGAAATCAGGCGTCATTTTGGACGTTTCCCTCAATGGGAAACATTAggagaaaatgttaatatttgaaATGTTTCCACCAAGCCCGTCTTCCACTGAACTTTCCAGAAGAACAAATGTAGTTCCTTAGAAAACCTGGAAGTGGAATCATCTTTGAAAACAAGCCCCCTTCTACAAAATGAACTTGTGATCCCGAGCCAATCATCACTTCAAAATCGTTTCAAAAGTAAGAGGAAGTGTGTGTGGACTCGAGCCAGTATTTCTGATCAACACGTGTGACCCGCTGATCGGAGCCTCTAATGAGGATTAAGAGGTTGTAGGAGACGAACCAGCGAGCTCACGGTTCAACCTACGGTAATTAAAACCTCCGACTGTGACTCGAAGGCCTTTGCGGGTTTGGCACAGCGACGCTGCTCGCCGGTCTGATTGCAGGTGTTGATAGTGTCATTCATCAATATGGCAACTGAGGACCGCATCTCGCACATTCTTGGTTTCCATCCCACTCATCAACATGAAAGGTTGGCGCTCACAGGCAAGGAGGAGGTTGTGCGTTAAAAACACAACCAGGCCAAAGAAAACCACTCCAGTTGTCAATGGATTAACCCTTTGTTGCGAAAGGTGCGCATTCTGATAGAAATGAACCCTCCATAGCTCCACCAATTGAGTCATGCGGTTTGATCGCACCTGTCATCTATCAAAGCAGGAAATAGAAAGTGCATATCAACTGACCACAGGTCCACGGGGGCCTCGTTTGATGTGGGACAAGTCTGGTGTGGGGCCCATGGGACCCATCAAGCCCCTTGGTCCAGGAGGGCCTGTGGGCCCCAACAGTCCTGTAAGACCCGGCGGTCCCTCTGGTCCTGGAGTACCTAAGACAACGCAGATGCAAGTTAAAGTCGACAAAGCAGCTGATCAGCCATTTCAATGGATGCGCCGTGGGACAAGTTCTTTCAAGCCAATGATGAATTAAGGTGTGAAACATGACACTCTAGTTACGCAATACTGACTCTTTTGTTGATCTATTCTACCTACAGCTTTCTTTTCTAGCGTTTGTAACCACTCCAAAACATTCAAAAGGCCCTTTACGGCCACAAAATTAGGTACAACTGCAATCACAATTTACCATATTGACCCGAAGATTGTAGAAGACAAAACCAATTCATCTTAAAATTTGCACCACAACTCCTCCTTTGTTGCGTAATGCCTTGTCCAACCCTGGAGACAGCTTCTTCCTGATGCGGCTGCATCTCTCATctaggtcactggtgtgtgtgagtgacaggaagaaaagcgctGAAGAAGTTGTTTTAGTGCCACCTGTTGGTGTGCATGTAGAAATAGAAGAAGACCTGACTttttctgggggaaaaaatagcgtcttatattcaggtcattCTGGTAATAAGATCCAAGACAAGAGCTGCACTCATTTATTAGTTGTACTGTGCAGCAGTGTGTagccttttctgtttttttattcactCATTTAGCTTcataaattcataaaaaaagaaataagtgTCTGGGAAGTGTATTTTACTACCTGTTTATATGTCAACATTGTCAAAGTTCCGACTAAAAGGAAGTCTAGATGAAGTCTTTATCAGAGTATACATCAGTTCTCGTCTGGGCTGTTTTGTTACGGTTGCTTAAGGATTACAGTGCATTATTCAAAGTTTGAGTTTAATGGTTCCAAACTGGAGCTTACCTGGAGGACCAGGAAGGCCCGGGGGCCCTGTCAAAAAAACCGGGGACACTGGAATTTTATCATTGGTCCTCTGCTCAGGAACATCACCACTGCTGGACAGCATCTTgaaaaaaaggtagaaataaCCCAGAAATGAATATTTCGAATAAGTCTTATTCCTTTGAGCCTTTTTTGCAGTCAGATATGAAAGCTGATCTTGCATGTGCAGCAGGTCAACTGTAACCCAGACAAGTGAGGTTAGGGCAGGCGTGGGTGTTGTGCTGCGTTAGAAGCGCTCTGCATGCTAAGCAGCATCCTCATGAAAAAAGCTGTTATCTCTGATCTCTATGTCACGTCAAGTGTGATTCCAGAGGGACACAAATCAGCGTCTGAGGCGAGGTGTGCTGTCAGCATCATGCTCAACTACAACCTCTGACCTTGACATGAATACTTGAACCTGGCGGGGGTGTGAATGCATTAAAAAACTGCTATGAGTCTCCTTAGAAATACTCAATGGACGCTCCgttaggtacacatgcacaaatCACGCGCTTGTACAGATAAGCATGAATGCACGGTTGGAGATGACCACCATGCACGTATACCACCAGGCCGTCTTCTGGATTTTCTCCTACGCTCCACTGCATAAGTGAATTAACGCAATGCAAGTAGAGTGTACTGCTCTACCTAGTGGAAAGTTGGTGAATTACAGTTTCAAGAGTTGAGGCTTGAGCCCCATGAATTGTGCCAAGCATCAGGTATGGAAACAtacactacagtatgttgtaGACATTCCCTGTGAAACCCAATTCAACTTTGACGTTCTGGAAAATAGAGCTTAAAAAATATACGACACTTTGACATTTTCACTCTTATAATTGCAGGATTTTTAACAACTTTGTGTAAaggcaaatttaaaaaattatcaaATTTAATCCCAAACTTTTTGGCAagcctgtgtggaaaaaaatgtttttattattatttaagatCCCATTTCAcaatttaatgaatgaatggacaatATAATCATTTCTTTTTAAGATTCTATTTCACAATTTAATTAATGAATGGACAATATAATCATTTCTTTTTAAttgtaatgaattaattttttcatAATCTATGTCATCGGCTAAATATTGACTTACTCTCAGCATACGTACAGCAGCAGTGCTACTGCAAGATCACATGTGAAactgatttttcattttttacttattttctcagGTTTTCTGTTGGGCCGCGCCTGTTTTTTCTAGgaacaaatttttaaaaatccatcattttgcctttaacagtTAGTTAGCAGGTTTCCAGCTGCTTTACCCCCCCTGACGTGTTCTCCTCGCACTTTGTCAATTGCTAGCGTCAGTATTGGAATTAAATGAGGATACTGGTCAATACATTTTTCACTACAAACAATAATATTATTGTCATATCATGAGACGTGTGTAGTAATAGCATGACTAGTGAGGGTGTACAGTCTACAGGCCAGCAGCAGGGGTTGCTGGACCACACGACTGGAAGCAATTAATCATGTGATCCAGGACGAGGTGCTGAGTGCCACTCGTGGCAGATTGAGATTCAGACAACCGCGATTACGCGGAGGGAAACAGGGAAACATAACCCCGCCGCTGACTTTTCCGCAAATTTGCTGTCCAATTCGCACTTTAGAAAAGACATCAAGCAGCTCCAGTGAGGGAAATACGTACaggcatttgtattttttcataatgAGGAAATAAAGCAGTGTAATGCGTCTCCGGGGAGCTGTTAAAATGTGCCTCCTGCTGCCAGGCATGGACGGTGTGGAAAATAGAAGTGTGACGAAGGAGCAGATGGTTTCTGCAGATATCCAGGCTGAGGATGTCTGTGAGTTTGCAGGAATGCTTCAGGATTCGTCCTGTGAGCGTACCTTCTGTTTAAGCTGCAGCACCGTCGTCTTGATCTGCTGGAAGTCGTCGCACGTGGCCGAGCAGGTTCCCGCGTTCATCACGTTGTCGGATTGGCCCAAGAGATGCAGTGCTGGACGTCAGTCAGATAAATGTTTAGTTTAGAGGATGATAGACAAGCGATAAGATGAATGAATCAGCGgctgtcaaaaaaatatttaaaaaaaagagattcATCCACAATTAAAATTTCTTCTGGACGAAAGGCGAACAAAATATGTGGTTGTAGACGACCACGATGTTCCCCACCGCGCATGCTCACATGTGTTCAATCAGGTTCTAATATGAGAATTTTTGAAAGGTTGGCCTGTGGAGCCCAATTAAAGCGTGCCGAGCAACATGGGACTTTGACATGACcgggaaaacaaagaaaaaaagtaaaataaagatgACCAGTGTATGTATTTGAAACTTGTTATGAC
This Dunckerocampus dactyliophorus isolate RoL2022-P2 chromosome 17, RoL_Ddac_1.1, whole genome shotgun sequence DNA region includes the following protein-coding sequences:
- the ccbe1 gene encoding collagen and calcium-binding EGF domain-containing protein 1 isoform X1, which encodes MIHGHARRPLLLALTCVFLSGASPWSHRQEDAINGDNEQCSDNISTTKYSCVKSSGEVTTCYRKQCCRGFRFVLGQCIPEDYDVCAGAPCEQQCTDHFGRVVCTCYPGYRYHRERHRNREKPYCLDIDECADANTTACSQVCINTVGSFRCECETGYFLEEDGRTCTKGERALHLLGQSDNVMNAGTCSATCDDFQQIKTTVLQLKQKMLSSSGDVPEQRTNDKIPVSPVFLTGPPGLPGPPGTPGPEGPPGLTGLLGPTGPPGPRGLMGPMGPTPDLSHIKRGPRGPVGPPGAPGKDGRKGDRGAPGLVGPPGPPGSFDFLLLLMADIRNDIADLQSKVYGRALLYPGEEPPGGWRDSQDVGSGEDYKEPLPPHAKRNRKRKPTRRDWND
- the ccbe1 gene encoding collagen and calcium-binding EGF domain-containing protein 1 isoform X2, coding for MPSTVTMSSVLITSPPQSTPVSSPVGRSQPVTESSAAGDSGLCWASVFRKIMTCVLAPPVSSSVPITSAEWCAPVTQATATTASATGTARSLTVWVCINTVGSFRCECETGYFLEEDGRTCTKGERALHLLGQSDNVMNAGTCSATCDDFQQIKTTVLQLKQKMLSSSGDVPEQRTNDKIPVSPVFLTGPPGLPGPPGTPGPEGPPGLTGLLGPTGPPGPRGLMGPMGPTPDLSHIKRGPRGPVGPPGAPGKDGRKGDRGAPGLVGPPGPPGSFDFLLLLMADIRNDIADLQSKVYGRALLYPGEEPPGGWRDSQDVGSGEDYKEPLPPHAKRNRKRKPTRRDWND